TAAACATGAATATGTTTTTTGATAAAGAAGCGTATAAATTTCGATTGAAGTTTTTGGGAAGAGAAGTGCTTAATACAAAGTTTGGTAAAATTCCTGTGATGAAATTTAGGCCGTATGTGCAAGCAGGGCGTGTGTTTAAAGAAAAGGAGAGTTTAACCGTTTGGGTAACAGATGATGATAATAAAATGCCAGTACTAATTAAGGCAGACTTAGCCGTTGGATCCTTAAAAGCAAGTTTAGTTGAGTTTAAAGGATTGCGGCATTCTTTCAGAATTGTTGTAGATTAGCACCGTGAAAGACAAAGAAGCAGAACGTACAAAATTAATGGAGCAACTGGAAGAAAAATACCAGTTGCTAGACCAAGATTTAAACACCCACTTAGAAGGGCTTTTGCACAGTACCCCCATAAATTATTGGGATTATATAAAGACTGATGCCTTACTGAGCTTGCAAACGCAAGAAACAGTATTTCCAGACGAGATGGTCTTTATTATGTACCATCAGGTAAACGAGCTTTTGTTTAAAATGATGCTGTGGGAAATCCAGCAGATTTCGTATAAAGAACATTTAACCGCTCAGTTCTTTTCTGAACGCGTACTTCGTGTAAGCCGTTATTTTGACATGCTAACCTCTTCGTTTCAGATTATGACGCAAGGCATGGAGGTGGAGCAATATTTAAAGTTCAGAAACACATTAGCTCCGGCAAGCGGATTTCAGAGTGCGCAATATAGAAAGATAGAATTTTCGTTAACCTCACTCATTAATCTTATCGATGCCCGGTACAGAAAAACAATAGACCGAAACACACCCTACGATCACGCTTTCGAACATTTATATTGGCAGGCGGCTGGCAAAGATTACCACACGGGCAAAAAAAGCTACACCTTAAGTGCTTTCGAGAAAAAATATAGAAAGGAGTTTATTCTTTTTATGGAAGAGTACAATACCATCAATATATACGCGAGGTTTTTAGATTTACCATCTGAAGCAAGAGAAGATGAAACATTAATAAAGGCCATGCGTCATTTAGATAGGACCATTAATATTACATGGGTGATGGCTCATTATAATACAGCAGCAAAATACCTGAATCACGGAAAGGAGCCTCAAGAAGCTACTGGAGGAAGTGAATGGGCAAAATACATGCACCCTAAATATCAAAAACGCATATTCTTTCCATCTGTTTGGACTCAAGAAGAAATTGATACTTGGGGGGAAGATGTGTAACAAAGCGAAAAGAATCTTTAGAAATTAAATTACCTTGAAAAACCTACTTTTAAGTATACCCATTTTGTTAGCGCTGTTGGCGTGCGATCAAGATAAAGATGATGTTATAGAAGATATTCAGCAGGAGCCTACTCCGGTTGTCGTAGAAGAATTTGGGTATGTGTTAAACGATTTTAATGTAATTCGAGACACCATTCGTCCAGGCGATACTTTTGGTGGGATTTTGGATCAGAACGGGGTTAGTAATAAAGAAATTCTGCAAGTTGCCACTCAGTTTCGAGACAGCTTTGATGTGCGACGTATTGTTGTGGGTAAGCCTTATGTGTTGCTAAATTCTAAAGATTCTATTAATAAAACTGAAATTTTTATATATCAGAAAAATAAGGTGGATTTTGCTGTGGTCGATTTTCGAGATTCTCTCAATGTCTATTCAGACGAAAGACCCGTTACAATTCTTGAAAGAGAGGCGTCTGGAGTAATTTCAAGCTCTCTTTCACAAACTATGGAAGATAATAACTTGAGCCCTGCCATGACAGACCGATTGGCAAACATTTTTGCGTGGACTGTGAATTTTTATGGCCTGCAAAAAGGTGACAATTTTAAAGTGGTGTATTCTGAAAAGTATATAAATGACACCATTCCTGCTGGTTTGGGTGAAATCAAAGCTGCTTTTTTTGAACACCGTGGAAAGCCATTGTATGCATTTTTATATGAAAAGGATACAGTGTCGGGCGAAAAGGATTATTACGATGAAAACGCAGATAATTTACGACGTGCTTTTCTGAAATCGCCTATTAAGTTTAATTATAGGATTTCTTCTAAATATAATTTGAAACGCCGTATTCGGTACTATGGCTATAAACTACGACCCCATAAAGGGACAGATTTTGCTGCGCCCTTAGGTACGCCAATCTTAGCTACCGCAGATGGTACGGTTACCAAATCTGAGCGCAGAGGCGGGAATGGTAATTATGTGAAGTTAAAGCACAATGCAACCTATGAAACCCAATATTTGCATATGAAAAAGCGAAATGTACGTGTTGGTGAATATGTTCGTCAAGGTGATGTTATTGGATGGATTGGGATGACAGGTAACACAGGAGGTCCTCATGTTTGTTATAGATTTTGGAAAAACGGGAAACAGGTTGATCCTTTTAAAGAAGATTTACCTTTTTCTACTCCGTTAGAACCACAATACCGGGAAGGATATTTCGATTATATTCCTTCGATGAAAGACCGTTTAGATTGCATTCTCTACTAATTTAGAATCGTTCTAATTGTTGATAAGCCTGTTATCAACTAATCTTCTTCATGTCAGATACTTATATATTATATAGTACATTTATCTTACCAATCGTTTGTTAGCATTTTGTTAACATTGAATGATGTTTCTTTCGATGTAACTTCTTATTTTTGCTGCAAATTAAAAACTCACATACAATTATGAAGAAAATTTTACTTTTTACATTGCTTTTAGCTGGATTTACAGCTTTTTCGCAAGGAACAGTGACGGGTACCGTCGTTGATTCAGAGCTTGGAGCTGGACTCCCAAGTGCCAACATTATGGAAGTTGGTACAAGTAACGGTGCTATTTCAGATTTCGATGGAAACTTTTCACTTGCTGTTTCATCAAATTCAGGAAAAATTAAAATCACCTACGTAGGTTTTTTAACAAAGACCGTATCATTTACTGTAGTAAACGGAACTGCAGCTTTAGGTAGCATTGGCCTAGACGCAGACGAAAACACTTTAGATGAGATTGTTATTGTTGGTAGTGGAGTTATTGACTTAGCTTCAGACCGTAAAACACCAGTAGCTGTATCTACGATTACCGCACAAGAAATACAAGCACGTGCAACTGGTAACGTTGAGATAACTGAGGCAATCAAAAATACGCCTTCTGCTTACGTATCTGGTCAAACAGGTTTTGGTGACGGACAATTATTCTTACGTGGTTTTGACAACTCTAACGTTGCAGTCTTACTTAACGGTCAGCCTGTGAACGGTATGGAAGATGGAAATGTATACTGGTCTAACTGGTCTGGTATTGCTGACATCGCAAATGCTATTCAGGTACAACGTGGTTTAGGTTCTTCTAAATTAGCGATCTCTTCTGTTGGGGGTACTACAAACATTATTATGAAAGCTGCCGACAGAACTGAAGGTGGTTTTGTACGTTTTCTAGGAGCAAACGATAGTTACTTTAAAGGAACTGTTGCTTACGATACTGGAATGAACGAAAAAGGATGGGCATTCTCTGTATTATTAGATCACTGGCAAGCACACAGAAAGTGGGCTAAAGGAACATATGGTCAAGGACAGAACTATTTCTTTGCTGTTGGTTATAAGCCAAATGAGAAGCACGCATTCAATTTCTTAGTAACTGGTGCGCCTCAATTACACGGTCAGAGATTCTCTCAATCTCAAGAAAGACTTGATGCAGATCCTAAGTTCAACGAACATTGGGGATACACTGAAGATGGAATCGAATCTGAGCGTCAGAATTTCTACCACAAGCCAGTAATGAACCTTAACTGGGACTGGACTATGAGTGATAAAACAGACCTTTCTACAGTAGCTTATGCTTCTTGGGGTCGTGGTGGAGGAACTGGACCTAGAGGTGATAGCCCTATTCGTACAGAAGATCCTGACGGTGCAGGTCCATTAAGAGGACAAATAGATTACCCAGCAAATATTGCTAACAATACATCAATTGGTCTTGGTAACACAGACGGCCCTGATGGAAACGGTTACATTAGAAGAGCTTCTATGAACAACCACCAATGGTATGGATTGATTTCTAACTTAGGTCATGACTTTACAGATAATCTTTCTGTAAACTTTGGAGTTGATGTTAGAATGTACACAGGAGATCACTTCCGTCAAGTAGTTGACCTTTATGGTCTATCTGGATGGGCTAATGATACTGCTAATGGTTCTACAGTAACTAATACATACGAAGCTGATCCATGGGCTGCACTAAGTAACTTTGCGCCAGAAGAAGATCGTATCGATTATGATTACTCTGAAGATATTAACTATCAAGGTGCTTTTGGACAGGTTGAGTATGCAACAGACAGATTCTCTGTATTCTTTCAAGGAGCATTTTCAAACCAGTCGTACCAGAGAGAAGGTCGTTTTAGTGACCCTGGTTCTTCAGAAAAATTCAACAAAACTGGATATAACTTAAAAGGTGGTGTGTCTTATTCTATCAATGAGATGAACACTATTTTTGTAAATGCAGGACGTTACTCTCGTCAGCCATTCTTAGATAACGCTTTCCAAAATATTAGAGTTTCTAATACATTGGTAATGCCAGAAGTAGAGAATGAAGAAATTACTGGTTTTGAAGCAGGATACCGTTTCGAAGCTAATGACATTCGTGTAAACTTTAATGCATACATCACAGATTGGGATAACAGAACTATCTTATCTAACGGTATTGACGATCCTGATGGAACTCCAGACTCTGGTGACGAAACAGAAATCAATATTTTTGAAAGAGGTGTTAGACAATACCATACTGGTGCAGAACTTGACGTTGAGTGGAGAACTACAGACTGGTTAACACTTAAAGGTTACGCTTCTGGTGGTAGCTGGGTATATAAAGGAGAAACTAACTTCCAGATATACAACAACGACACTAACGCGTTGATTAGTGAAGGTGAAGGAGTTGATCGTTCAGGTGTTAAGGTTTCTACTGCTCCGCAAACTGCAGCAGGTGCAGGATTTAGAGTTAAGGTTATACAAGGCTTAAGCTTTGATGGTAACTACAACTACTATGCAAATCACTATGTTTTCACAGATTTGAATTCTACTGCTGAAGATCTTGCAAAGCTTGATGCTTATGACCTATTAGATCTTGGAGTTTCTTACAATTTCAACTTTGGAGGTCAGAAACTTGTACTTAGAGGAAACGTATTTAACGTATTCGATACACAAGCAATTCAACAAACAGACCGTTTCGGTTTAATCAATACAAATGGTTTAACTTACAACGGATCTATTAGATACGAATTCTAATAGCATTTAATTTGTTATTATTGAAACCGCTCCATTTTTGGGGCGGTTTTTTTATTGAATTATACCTACCTTTACGTTATAACCAAACACATAGAACTATGTATACTACCATTCAATTTATACACTCCTATTGGGCTTATTTAGTAGTATTTGTGGTGCTAATTGCCACAATTAATGCACTGGCCGGGTTCTTCGGAAATAAGGAATACAGTCCGAAAGATTTTAGACTCGCACTTTTTGCCCTAATTACAACACATATTCAGTTTTTAATTGGTTTAGTGCTGTTCTTTGTTTCACCTTTAGGGATGCAAAATATTAGTAATGTAGGAATGGGAGCCGTAATGAAGAATGACGTTTTCAGATTGTATGCTATCGAGCATCCATTTACTATGATTTTAACCGTTGTCCTTATTACTATAGGCTATTCTAAACATAAAAAGAAATTAGTGAGCAAGCCTAAATTTAAAATGCTGGCTATTTTCTATACCATAGCACTAGTACTGCTGCTTAGTAGAATTCCTTGGCAGCAATGGTTAGATTTTTAACAAGTTAAAGTCGAAACTCTTAAAAAATGCCCTGAAGACAATTTGTTTTTTGGGCATTTTTAGTTTTCTTTTTTCTCTTTAATAAGATAAACATATACAGGGAAGTGATCGCTATATCCTCCTGTAAAGCTTCCGTTGCCAAAACTACGATAGGGATACCCCTTGTACCGCCCATTTGTGTTTGCCAAATACGCTTTGTTATAGATTCCTGCCTTGTAAAATCTATAGGTAGTGTAGTCATCCTTCATTAATTCACTAGAGACAATTATTTGATCAAATAAGTTCCAAGCATCACGCCATGCCAACGTCCCTAAACCCTTTTTATACATTTTTTCCATAGGGTTATATAATTCTTTGAGTTGTAGATTTTCTTTGTTCTTCTTAGCTTTAAGATGTTTTTTTACACTAGGACTCGTAGGGTCATCATTTAGGTCACCCATGGTGATAATCTTCGCGTAAGGATTTTCAGAAAACAAAGAATCAATGATTCGTTTATTAAGTTTGGCAGCATTAATTCGCTTTTGTCTACTTCTAGCTTCTCCGCCGCTCCGTGAGGGCCAGTGATTTACAATGACATGAATTTTTTCTCCATCTAGCATACCACTTACTAGTAGTTGATCTCTTGTGTAAATACGCTTCGATGGGTCTTCAGAGTCGTAAATATACAAGGGGACTGCAATGTAATTAGTAGGAATAAACAGGCGCTTTTTATACAACAACGCTACGTCAATGCCACGGCGATCTGGAGAATCGAATTGCACAATACCGTAATCTGTTTCAAGAAGAGACTGTTGGTTTACTAAATCTTCTAGAACACGCCTATTTTCGATTTCGCAAACTCCAATTAAGGTAGGAGACATTCCTGTAACTTCAGCGCCAATTTCTGAAATTACCCGCGCCATGTTTTTCAACTTTAGGTTGTAGATATCTTCCGTCCAATGATCTTTTCCCTCTGGAGTTCGATCATCGTCGTAGGTAATTGGGTCGTTCTCATAGTCGAATAAATTTTCTAAGTTGTAGAAGGCAACTGTATTTATTTTGAATTCTTTTCTTTCTTGTGCATACACGTTATACGTACCAACAATAGCAAGAAACATAAAAAGTGGTAGACTCTTCATAGTTAATTAAAATAATAAGGGAGTACACCATTTTTGAAAGCATTTTAAAGGTAACGCCCCGCGTATAAAAATGCTAATAGGGAAACGTAGAATTCATGAATTCAAACCATTAACATTGTTTTTTCATATTATTTTTTTTGAATTACAGCAATTGAACTAGTAACTTTTCACTCTCTTAGTACATATGCTATTCTGCATATGTGATACTCCCAACTGTATATTTATTTGACACAATCGTAGTAATCACAAAAACTATAAGATTGCTAACTACGGGTTTCAGGTAAGTATATGTTATAAAAATAACAGCAATTCTGAAGCCATGGGAAAAATAATATTCAACATACTAAGCTGCTTCTTATTTAGCACTTTATCCTTTGCACAAGACACTGTAGTAAAAGGCAGAATAATCGATTCAGATTCTACAGAACCAGTTGCAGATGTTGATTTACAGGTGTTGGGAACGGTTTTCAACGCCACTTCGGATGCGCAAGGATTTTTTGAAATTTCAGATATAAACTTACCGTTGGGAGAACAAGTGTTGGAAGTTTCTAAACCTGGTTATCTCAGCAGACGCATACGTATTATTATTGTAAAGGGTAATTCTATCAATCTCAATCCTATACTATTTGAAATAGATCTTTCAGAAATTGAAGCTCAAATAGGGATTATTAGTTTAAGCGATAATGAACTTAACCAAGATGAAGGTGTGGCATTTAATATTTCAGGATTACTCCAAGCGTCTCGCGATGTGTTTTTAAATGCCGCTGCCTTCGACTTTAGTTCTACGTTTTTTAGACCGAGAGGGTTAGATAATGCAAATGGAAAAGTACTCATTAATGGTATCGAGATGAATAAGCTGTTTAATGGTCGTCCACAATGGGGTAATTGGGGAGGCTTAAACGACGTACAGCGCAACCGAGAATTCTCTATGGGTCTCACTCCCAACGAATACACCTTTGGGGACCTAGCAGGAACAACTAACATTATAATGAGAGCTTCTCAATATAGGCAAGGGGGTCGGGTGTCATATGCAATGGCTAATCGCAGTTACGAAGGTCGAGTGATGGGTTCGTATAACAGTGGTTTATCGTTAAAGGGATGGGCGTACTCTGTGCTAGTGTCTAGAAGATTTGGTGACCAAGGGTTTGTAGAAGGAACACCATACGATGCTAACTCCTTCTTTGCCTCTGTAGAAAAGAAAATTAGCGAAACGCACAGTTTCAACCTTAGTACATTTTACACGCCTAACAGAAGAGGACGTTCTACAGCGCTTACCCAAGAAGTTATCGATCTAAAGGGAATTCATTACAACCCTAATTGGGGATTTCAGAATGGTACGGTTCGCAATAGCCGCATACGAGAAATTGAAGAGCCTGTGATTATGTTGAATCATTATTGGACTGGCAGCAATACAACCATTAATACAAATATTGGCTATCAGTTTGGCAAGGTTGGCACAACCCGTATAGACAACGGAGGAACTCGATTGATTACAGTAAATGGAGAAGAGGCATATATTGGAGGCGCACGAAATCCGTTAAGCAACTATTATCAGAGGTTGCCGAGTTTTTTTCTTCAAGACGAAAATCCAACCGCATATAACTATCAGCAGGCATTTTTAGCGCAACAGGAATTTATAAATAACGGACAGTTAAATTGGGCTGAACTCTACGAAGCAAATACCAATGCATCAAATAGTAGCAATGGAGGAAATTCGCTTTATGTACTACAAGAAGATCGTACAGACGATACCCAAATTACTGTGAATAGTATTTTGTCTAGTCAACTTTCAGATAAAGTAATACTAAACGGAAATATTAATTATCGCACCTTAAGAAGTGAAAATTTTGCAGCCTTGAAAGACCTGTTGGGAGGCACAGGTTACTTAGACGTAGATTTCTTTGCTGAAGATGAAGAAGACATTATTCTTGGTGATATTGCGCAAAGCGATTTACGTAATCGAAACAGAATTGTACAGGAAGGAGAACGTTATAAATACAATTATGAATTAACAGCCACTGTATTCTCAGGTTTTGCTCAGGCTCAGTTTAAGTACAATAGGGTAGATATGTATATTAGTGCCACTGGTGGCCAAACGAAGTATCAACGTAATGGGCTGTATGAAAATGGAAACTATCCTGGAGCGCTCTCATTTGGCGGTAGTGAGCAGCTAAATTTTACCAATTTCGGTTTAAAAGGAGGTGCTACCTATAAAGTTACAGGGCGACACTTAGTAGATTTTAATGCCGGATATTTTACCAAACCACCAACCTTACGAAATAGTTTTAGCAATGCACGCCAAACAAACAATGTAACAATTGGTTTGACAGAGGCAATATATCAGAGTGCCGATGTAAGTTATATCTACCGTTCGCCACTCGTGAAATCTAGACTTACAGCATATTATGTAGGCGCTTCAAACTTATCGGAAATTGGTTTCTATTTTACCGAAAACCTTACGGGTATTGGCCAAGGAGAAAGTGCTTTTGTACAAGAAATTCTCAACGGAATTGAAACCAGAAACACCGGAGTAGAGTTTGGTTTAGAAGGTCAGGTTACACCAACGCTAACTATTAAAAGCGCAGCTTCTGTTGGCCAGAATATTTATATGAATAATCCAAATCTATACCTCACTAGTGACGATTTTGAAGATGCCCTTCGTTTTGGTGATGGAACCGCTAAGCTAAAAAATTATCACATAGCTTCCGGCCCAGAACGAGCGTATCAAATTGGTTTGGATTACAGAGATCCTAAATTTTGGTGGGTAGGCGCTACGGTTAACTACTTCTCGAATGCTTATATAGACAGTAACAATTTAGCTAGGACCGATAATTTTAGTCAAGATTTTGACGGACAAACATTTAGCGACTATAATGAGGACGAAGCTCGTACACTTTTACAACAAGAAGAATTTGACGATTACTTTTTAGTGAATGTGGTGGGAGGAAAGTCTTGGCGAATAAAAAGTTACTATGTTGGATTTTTTGCCACAGTAAACAATGTGCTAGACCAAACATATAAAACTGGCGGGTTTGAGCAAGGCAGATTATCTAATTACAGAGACCTTAAGGAAGATGCCTCCAGAAAACACGGAAGAATTTTTGGGCCTCGCTATTTCTTCGGAAATGGAACAACCTACTACCTAAATTTTTATATAAGATTCTAGTACTAAATACAACATACCATGAAACATTTTAAACCATATATACTGTTTTTGTCGCTCCTTGCAATAGGTATAACAGTTTCTTGCGTGCAAGACGACCAGTTTGATTTGCCAGAAACAACAATACTAGATCCCGAACTTAATGGAGAAATTGTTAGTATAGCGAGTGTGCAAGCTGCATATCTACAAGCTGTCATGGCAGGAGAGACTACGTTTACATTCGAAGGTACCAATACTTTTATGAGCGGTTTCGTAATTTCTAACGATGAAGGAGGTAACTTTTTTGAAGAAATTGTCATGCAAGACGTTACAAAAGACCCCAAAGCGGGTATTAAGGTTTTAATAGATGTTAATCCGCTATTCACCAAATATGAAGTTGGACGTAAAGTTTTTATTAAACTAGACGGTCTAACTGTAGGGGAAGACAGCGGCGTTATTACCTTAGGTGCTTTAGGCGAGTGTGGTGTTACCAAGATTTCGGCACCAACCGAAGATGCGTATATTATTCGTTCTTCGGAAAAGGATACGATTATTCCAACTGTCAAAACTATTAGCGAAATAACATACAATGATCTCAATACCTTAATACAATTGCCAAATGCTCAGTTTGCCGAAAGTGATATAGATCTTAGTTTTTCGAATGAGCCAGGTGATGAGTTTGATGGCGATCGTACCATCGAGAGTTGCAGCGCAGATGGTGGGTCCATACTGTTTCAAACAAGCACCTTTGCAGATTTTAAGGGTATAAATCTTCCAGACGGTTCAGGATCATTAACGGCCGTTCTTTCTAAGACGTTCTTCGGTGATGCCTACGCATTAAATGTAAGGACTCCAGAAGATATAAATTTTGACAGTACAGACCGTTGCGAACCTAAATTTCTAGACCCAAATATTGAAGCTACAACTACATTTGCGGCTGTACGTGCAAGATTGCTACAAGCAGGAGGATATGCCGCGTTTGGAACCGATGAAGAGCCACTAATTATAGAAGGATATAATGTCTCAAGTGATGAGCAAGGAAATTTCTTCGATGAAATATTTTTACAAAACACCCCAGCAACGGAAGATTTAGGTCCCAACAATCCAAGGATGGGCGTACGGGTTATTGTGGATAAGAATGATATCTATCAATTATTTCCTGTAGGCAGAAAAGTGTACGTTAAGTTGAATGGTTTGGCAGTTGCCGAAAATGCTGGAATACTAACAATAGGGCTTCAGAATGTATCTCAGATCGAGAAAATTCCTGAAGCAGTTTTGGGAGATTTTGTCATTGGTGGACAAGAAGTTGAAGAGATTCAGCCTTTAATTACTTCAGTTGAAAACCTAAACGAAGACGATTTGAATACGCTCGTTCAACTAGAGAATATGCAGTTTACCTTTCAGCAATTAGGATTTACGTACGCGGGAGAACCCATAGATAATTTTGATGGTGAGCGTAGCTTAGAAAGTTGCGACGAAACAGGTGATATAAGGTTGTTCACAAGCACCTTTGCAAATTTTAAATCTTCTATTCTAGATCCAGATTCAGGAACAATTACAGCAATTTATTCGAACGATTTCTTCGCAGAAGAGCAAATTTTAACCATTCGCGACTTAGCTGATATTAACTTTAGTGGCAATCGTTGTGATCCGCCGATGGTAGACTGTGGTCTTGCTAGTACAGTTGGGTCTAACCAATTGTTTTCAGATTTTTTTGAATCACAAAGTACAGGAGAGCCAATTTCTGGTAATGGCTGGACTAATTTTATAGAGGCAGGAACAGAAACATGGGAAGCCTACGAAGAAAGTGGGAGCAATGCCTCTCTAGGGATTTCTGCGCACATGGGGTCCTTCAATTCTGGAGACACCATGTCTATTGGCTGGCTCATTACCCCACCGATTAATTTTGATGCGCAGAAGGGTGAAACGCTAACGTTTAAAACGTCTAACAGTTTTTCTGATGGAAGTGAGTTAGAAGTCCTATTTTCTAACAATTGGGATGGAACTATAGCAACCATTACAACAGCCACCTGGGGAAGTCTGAGTGCTGCGGTTGTAGTTGAGGATAACACCTATTTTGGTGATTGGGTTCCATCAGGCAATGTGAGCTTAGATTGTATAGATGGTATAGGCTATATAGCTTTTAGATATGTAGGTAGTGGAGAAGAAGCATTTGATGGAACATACGAGCTAGACGAGATAGTAATTAACTCCAATTAAACGAGCATTCATTTGTATAGTATTAGCTGTTCGCGAGAGCAGCTTTTTTTCTGCGGAAACTTTAGTAAATTGATTGCATTTTATTGAAAATATAAACGGGCTAAAACTGAAAATAGAAAAGCCACCACAGATGTGATGACTTTTCGCCCCAAATTTGATCGACACCCTAGGGTATCAACCTACTTATGTATCGCAAAGCTATGAAAAAAACACGGTGTAAAAAGTAGGAAAATTCTGAATTACAAGAAAATACGTATTTCTACGTAGTCTGTAACAAGTTTATTCTCTGCTTTTTATATCCAAAATACAGAATATATAAGTAACAGGCGATTATAAAAAGGAAAGCAAATTTAAAACCGATGGTATCAGCAAGATAACCATAAATAGGAGGGACTATTGCACCACCAAAAATTGCAGTACAAAGCAAACCAGATGCTTGTGGTTTTAAATCGCCTAGGCCTTCAAGTGTAAGTGTAAAAATTGTAGGAAACATAATAGAATTAAAAAGACCAACAGCTAAAATAGACCACATTGCTGTTAAGCCTGATGAACTCATGGAAACAACAATCATAAAAATTGCTAGTCCAGCAAAAATTGCAAGCACCTTTCCCGGTTTAATTAGTCTAGTTAGTACGGCACCAACAAATCTACCTATCATAGCACCACCCCAATAAAGAAATACGAACGCGCCAACAATTGCTTTTGCATCTACCGCGCCAATATCACCAAGCATATTGGTTGCAATACTAGTTGTAAAGCTATTTTCTAAAATTACAGGTGCCAAATTCATATCTTGAAAATAGAGTACAAGAAAACTTCCAATAGCTACTTCTGCACCAACATAGAGAAATATTCCTAAAACTCCCATAAGCGCAATCTTTTTGCGCAATAATTTTAAATATCCTCCTTTGGGACTCTTTTCTAAAATTTTTGGAAGTTTTATAAACAGAAAAACCAGCGCTAAAATTCCAATACAGGCTGCTAACAGTAAGAACGGAGATGAAACTGCGGCTGCTTCGGCAACATAGTATTCTTTTTGAGCAGTTTCAGAAAGAGCAGCTAGAGCTTCAGAAGACATTATAGTATCACTCAATAAAAATGATGCTCCTATTATTGGGGCAATTGTAGTTCCAACAGAATTAAATGCCTGCGCTAAATTAAGTCTGCTCGACGCTCCACTTTCACTTCCTAAAACCGCA
This Rasiella rasia DNA region includes the following protein-coding sequences:
- a CDS encoding tryptophan 2,3-dioxygenase family protein, which translates into the protein MEQLEEKYQLLDQDLNTHLEGLLHSTPINYWDYIKTDALLSLQTQETVFPDEMVFIMYHQVNELLFKMMLWEIQQISYKEHLTAQFFSERVLRVSRYFDMLTSSFQIMTQGMEVEQYLKFRNTLAPASGFQSAQYRKIEFSLTSLINLIDARYRKTIDRNTPYDHAFEHLYWQAAGKDYHTGKKSYTLSAFEKKYRKEFILFMEEYNTINIYARFLDLPSEAREDETLIKAMRHLDRTINITWVMAHYNTAAKYLNHGKEPQEATGGSEWAKYMHPKYQKRIFFPSVWTQEEIDTWGEDV
- a CDS encoding M23 family metallopeptidase, whose translation is MKNLLLSIPILLALLACDQDKDDVIEDIQQEPTPVVVEEFGYVLNDFNVIRDTIRPGDTFGGILDQNGVSNKEILQVATQFRDSFDVRRIVVGKPYVLLNSKDSINKTEIFIYQKNKVDFAVVDFRDSLNVYSDERPVTILEREASGVISSSLSQTMEDNNLSPAMTDRLANIFAWTVNFYGLQKGDNFKVVYSEKYINDTIPAGLGEIKAAFFEHRGKPLYAFLYEKDTVSGEKDYYDENADNLRRAFLKSPIKFNYRISSKYNLKRRIRYYGYKLRPHKGTDFAAPLGTPILATADGTVTKSERRGGNGNYVKLKHNATYETQYLHMKKRNVRVGEYVRQGDVIGWIGMTGNTGGPHVCYRFWKNGKQVDPFKEDLPFSTPLEPQYREGYFDYIPSMKDRLDCILY
- a CDS encoding TonB-dependent receptor is translated as MKKILLFTLLLAGFTAFSQGTVTGTVVDSELGAGLPSANIMEVGTSNGAISDFDGNFSLAVSSNSGKIKITYVGFLTKTVSFTVVNGTAALGSIGLDADENTLDEIVIVGSGVIDLASDRKTPVAVSTITAQEIQARATGNVEITEAIKNTPSAYVSGQTGFGDGQLFLRGFDNSNVAVLLNGQPVNGMEDGNVYWSNWSGIADIANAIQVQRGLGSSKLAISSVGGTTNIIMKAADRTEGGFVRFLGANDSYFKGTVAYDTGMNEKGWAFSVLLDHWQAHRKWAKGTYGQGQNYFFAVGYKPNEKHAFNFLVTGAPQLHGQRFSQSQERLDADPKFNEHWGYTEDGIESERQNFYHKPVMNLNWDWTMSDKTDLSTVAYASWGRGGGTGPRGDSPIRTEDPDGAGPLRGQIDYPANIANNTSIGLGNTDGPDGNGYIRRASMNNHQWYGLISNLGHDFTDNLSVNFGVDVRMYTGDHFRQVVDLYGLSGWANDTANGSTVTNTYEADPWAALSNFAPEEDRIDYDYSEDINYQGAFGQVEYATDRFSVFFQGAFSNQSYQREGRFSDPGSSEKFNKTGYNLKGGVSYSINEMNTIFVNAGRYSRQPFLDNAFQNIRVSNTLVMPEVENEEITGFEAGYRFEANDIRVNFNAYITDWDNRTILSNGIDDPDGTPDSGDETEINIFERGVRQYHTGAELDVEWRTTDWLTLKGYASGGSWVYKGETNFQIYNNDTNALISEGEGVDRSGVKVSTAPQTAAGAGFRVKVIQGLSFDGNYNYYANHYVFTDLNSTAEDLAKLDAYDLLDLGVSYNFNFGGQKLVLRGNVFNVFDTQAIQQTDRFGLINTNGLTYNGSIRYEF
- a CDS encoding endonuclease/exonuclease/phosphatase family protein, which translates into the protein MKSLPLFMFLAIVGTYNVYAQERKEFKINTVAFYNLENLFDYENDPITYDDDRTPEGKDHWTEDIYNLKLKNMARVISEIGAEVTGMSPTLIGVCEIENRRVLEDLVNQQSLLETDYGIVQFDSPDRRGIDVALLYKKRLFIPTNYIAVPLYIYDSEDPSKRIYTRDQLLVSGMLDGEKIHVIVNHWPSRSGGEARSRQKRINAAKLNKRIIDSLFSENPYAKIITMGDLNDDPTSPSVKKHLKAKKNKENLQLKELYNPMEKMYKKGLGTLAWRDAWNLFDQIIVSSELMKDDYTTYRFYKAGIYNKAYLANTNGRYKGYPYRSFGNGSFTGGYSDHFPVYVYLIKEKKEN